The Amycolatopsis nigrescens CSC17Ta-90 genomic interval CCCAGTTGTGCTTGGGGAAGACGATCACCACCAGCAGGCTGACCGTCCACAGTGCACCCAGCAGGACCGCGAATGACCGGACCGGCAGTAGTTTGTGGCGCACCAGGCCCGCGAACGCGGCCGCCGAGCCGAGCGCGACCAGCAGCACGGCCAGGTCGAAGATCCACTTGTTGGAGCTGAGCGCGTACTCGCTGATGGTGCGCCGGACCGGGTTGATCCGGTCGGTCGGCGGCAGTATCTGGAGCAGCAGGATCAACGCCGCGCCGAGGGCCAGTGCGGCCAGCCCCATCGCGGGCAGGGTGATGGAGCGCGGTGGCGCCGGGTCGGACGTCATGATCCGATGTTACGGAGCGGGTTGTTTGGTCCGCCTGAAAGTTTTCGTGCACCCCCGGCAAGCCACCCCGCTCTTCCGGTGAATCCGCCGGGTCGTGCCCCCGAATCGCTGACCAGCGGTTTTAGCTTGGTGACATGACACCCATGGAGTCCACCACCAGAACAAGGGAACTCGGCATCGCGCTGCGCGGCATTCGCGAGGACGCCGACCTGACCGGCGACGAGCTGGCCAAGATGCTCGGCTGGTCCCCGAGCAAAGTCTCCCGCCTCGAACACGGCAAACGCCTCCCGTCGGAGGTGGACATCGCACTGTACGTGGCAAGTTGCGGCGTCCTGCGCGAGAAGCTCGAGGAGGTACTGGAGCTGGCGAGGGCCACTGACCGTGGCTACTGGGTTCGCCCACACAATGAGCGCTTGCCGGATGAGCTGCATTCGCTGACCGTGCAGGAGAACATCGCCACTGCAATCTCGACCTACAACCCGATCTTCATCCCTGGGCTGTTGCAGACGAAGGACTACGCGGACACGCTCTTCCGGCGTGCCGGGCTGATTCCCGAAGACGGGATCGACCTACGGGTGCACACGCGCATGCGCAGGCAGCGGGTGCTCGCCAAATACGATGCGCCTCGGTTCGTCTGCTGCATTCACGAGCATGCGCTGCGGACCATGGTGGGCGGTCCTGAGGTGATGCACGGCCAGATCATGCGCCTGCTTGAGGTATTCGAAAGTTCCAACTGCCAGGTCTGGGTCCTGCCCCGCTCGGCGAACTCGTTCAGCGCGGTGGGTTCGGGTTTCCGGGTGATGTCGTATACCGACCATCGTCCAGTGGCATACGAAGACACCCGCGCCGCCGGTGTGTTCTTCGATATGCCCGGAGATGTCGCGATGTACCGCCAGGTTTTCACGAAGGTCACCAAGGAGGCCCTCACTGGTGAACAATCGCGGCAGTGGCTTGCCCGCCTGGCAAACGAATACGACCGCATGGAGTGATCTGATTGCCCCGAGCGGTGTGGCGGACGCCCTCCCTGGCAACCCTTCCCGACCACTGGGCTTTTCCTGGGCATTGTGCTTCACTGGGGGCATGCCCAGAAAAAGCCCAGCCGTGGAGGACGTCGCTGCGGGAGTGCAGCGGCTGCTCAAACGCGGTTTGCCGGTGACCTCGGCTGCAGTGGGTGAGGTGCTACTCGACCTGCGGGGGATCGTCGCGCGAGCAGCCGATCCCGGCGACGATGCGAGCCGCACAGCGGCTTTGGACGGCACCCTGCGCGGCTTGCTGGCTCGGTTGGATGATGCCCGTTATGCGTCCGCGGCGCGGGCGTTGTTCGGGCTGCCGCCGGCCGAGCCTGGGCAGAACCTCACGGTTCGCCGGGAGCTTGCTGCAGCGCAGGCCGGGCACGAGGTACATCACTTTCGCAAGCGGGTCGAGCCGAAGCTGATCGAGAAAATCGCCTGGGAGCTGTTGGCTGATGCGGATCGATTCACCCGGTCGGCGATGATCGCCCCGCGGTTGGCTCCGACCACGAACCGGCAGCCGGTTCCGCCCGACCCGTTCGCTTGGGAGGTCGCCGAGCACGAGGAGCAGTTGACCCGACTGTGGTCGGCGATCTATGCCACTCGCGCCGAGTTGCTGGCCGTCGAACGATTGATCAGCTTGGATGCCGATCGAACGGACATCATCACCACGGCGGTGACCGCCGCCTGGCGGTGGGCCGTCGCCCGCGCGGAGGCAATCAGCTACTGCACCGCGTTCGCACCTGAATCGGAGACTTCGCCCGACGAGTTGGTCGCCTTAGCCGGCTGGACCCCTGCCCTGACAGCGGCGCAGGCGTCCAGATTGACCGAGGCCGCCGCCGGCGGTGCCGGCCGCGAGGAGTTCACCGCTGCGCTGCATGGCGAGACCGGGTTGGGCAACGCCTGGGTCGGCGGATTTCTCACCCCGCCGATCGCGACAGAATTCATTCCCGAGCAGGAGAACGGACCAATTTCGTGACCGGCACTTTCACCAATCCCGCTCTGACCGTCGCGATAGAGGCGGCGGCTGCTGGCGATCCTCGTCGTTATGTCATCACCGGCGGTCCGTCGTCGGGCAAAGACGACCTGATCGCGGCGATCCAGGGTGCCGGGATTCCTTGCATGGCCGAAGAGCCGGGGCGTGAGATCTACCGCAAGCACCGCGAACGACTCGGCCGGCATCTGCGCCGGGAGGACCGCCGCGAGTACTCGTTGGAGGTGCTGGAGGCCTTTGTCGCCGAATACGCCGCACACAAGCACGGGATCAGGTTCTACAACCGTGGTATACCGGACGGCTACGGCTGGGATGCATTCTTCGGCCTGCGTCCGACGCCGCAGTTAGAGGAGGCGACGCGGCTCTATCGGTACGACACGATTTTCGTGCTCGATCCACTGGACACCTTCGAGGACCCGGACGACATCGTCTGGGCGAAGGACCGCGAGATCCGTCGTGTTCACGAACTGATCGTGCAGGGCTATTTCGACGCCGGTTACGAACCAGTGTTCGTCGCGCCCGACTCGGCGGCGGCCCGGCTTGATTTCATCTGCTCCAACTTGCGCCTGCCCAAACCAAGCCGAGGCGCGTGACCGTTACAGACCAGCGCACAATACGAGTTGGGAGCGTGATGACGTTGAGCCGCAACGGGAGACCGTCGCTGCTGCTCTCGCCCAACAGTGTGCTAGCCAACTCACTGCTGCGCTCAATCGACATCCTGCGGCCCCGAGTGTTGGCGGCGAGGCCGGCGCGGATCGAGTTCGTTGTAGGCACTCAGATCAATGGCGCCCCGCATCTCGGGACGAACCTGGTGCAAGCTGCGGCGTTCCTCTTGGCGAAGATCGCCCGCCGCGAGTTCTCCATCGACACCACCGTTCGGTTTGGCGCGTTGGACAACGCTCCCTACGACGTGGTGCTCGCCCCGGAAACACATAGCGCCTACCAGCAAACCTACTTCCACGCGCTGGGTAGGGATGGCATTGGTGAGCTGGTCGAGCGCTACTACCGGGCATTCTTCGACTCCGTCTCGGACGCCACGGGCACCGACTACGCGGTGGAGACTTACACCGATCAGCAAGCCGGCCCAGGATTTCGGGCCGAGTTCCTACGCACCCTCGAGCGCGGGAAGACATCCGCTGGTGGATGGCCCCCTCACACGGCGTGGTGCATATCCGCATCCCCTGCCCCGAGTGCGGGTGGGCGGAGAAGCGTGCTGACCGCACCAAACTCGCTCACCTTGACGAGGACGGCGCGACGTTCGACGCGGTCTGCTTCGACCACGGTCCTTACAAGGCGCACATCGACCCTGAAGACGATCAGCCCTACCTGGACCTGGCCACGCTTTACCGGAACCTGGTCAAGGAACGTGCGCTCGGCCGGGATGCCAGCACGCTGCATGTGATGATGAAGGGCGGTGACTGGACCTTCGGCTGCCAGCTTGTCGACGGCGCCCTGGGGGCGCTGGACACCCCGCCGGGACGGATGCCGTCCCGAATCTTCACACCACAGGTGCTGGCCCCGACCGGAGCGAAGCTGTCCAAATCGCTGCTGCGGGAGCAGGGTAGGAACGTTCTGCCCGCCGATGTCGAACCTTGGATGCTCGACACCACCGCATGGCCCGGCTCGGTTGACGACTACGTCGATGCGTTGGTCTGGCTGGTCGGCGAACTGCTGGCTGACCCTAAGCACTTCTTCCGTTCGTTCACCGTCAAGGAACTTGGCCGACTCATGACCGCACGCCCCGCAGAACCCGTTGTCCGTGCCCACGAAATGGGCATCTACAAGCGCTACTTCGACCTCATCGCGACCGGGCGCAAGACCACTGAGATCCGGGTCAACGACTCCAGCCGCCGGAAGATCAAGGAAGGCTCGCTGATCCGGTTTCGCTGCCAAGGTGACCAGGTGCTGACCCGTGTCACCCGCATCGCCCGCTATGCCAACTTCGGCGACATGTTCGCCCATGAAACAGTCGCCTCGGTCAACCCGCTGGCAACCAAACAGGAGCAGTTGGCCAACATCCGCCAGATCTACCCTCCTGAACGTGAAGCCCTCGGCGTCGTCGCAATCGGCATCGAACTTGTCGACCCACCCCGCCCGACTTGACAACGCGGCTGGCTCACGAACTCGCGGCAGTGGCTTGTCCGCCTGGCAAACGAGTACGACCGCATGGAGTGATCTGATTGCCCCGAGCGGTGTGGCAGACGAGCAGCCCGCGCGCTGTGCGCACGTGTCCCGGGTTTGTGTACGCGGGCGGAGGCGTTGTGCCAGGGTGGGTAGGGGAGGGATCGCGGATGATTCTTACGTTCAGCCGGAGCGACAAAGGGGACCGGCGGGCTTTCGTCGTCGCCTGCGCGTTGATGTGCGTGGTGACGGTGGCCGTGGTGGCCTTGCTGGTCGGCGTTGTGCAGGGCGTGACCTGGTTGATCGTGGCCGGGCTGGTGGTGGCGCTGCCGGCCGCCTTCGGCGCGGGGCAGGCCAGTGCCCAGCACGCGGCGAGCCTCCGCGAAGGCTGACTCTGGGGGAGTCACCTCGGTTCAGGACGGCCGTCCGCCGGGCTGCCAGTTGTGGACTTCTATGGCGGCGTACCGGTCCGGGGTCAGCACGGCGCGTGCCGCGTCCGGGCCGGGCGCCCGGACCAGTGCCGCCGTGCCCAGCCAGCCGGTGCCGTCGTCGGACAGCAGTGGCCCGTACGCGATCAGTCCGTCGTTCTCGGGCGGCACGGTGAGATCGGCGGGCTGCCCCTCGCCGAGGCCGAGCACCAGGTACCGGTTGCCACCCGTCCGGCTGCCGGGGAAGTCCCACATGGTGCGCCCCAGCGTGTTGCGCCACCGGCGCAGCAGCACGTCCCGGTACACGCCCGCCTGGTAGTTGGGCTCATCGAAGGCGAACGCACGGGCGGCGGCGGGATCCGGCAGGTCGACGATGTGCACGCTGCCGGTGGGCATACCGCCGTCGAGAGTCGGCCCGCGGGCGATCATCTCCGCCGCGTACCGGTCCATGTACGACCAGTGCCCCTCCGACAACTCGTCGCGCAGCCCCACGGACCCCACCCGATCCCGGTGGTAGCAGAAGAACTCCATGCCCCCAGTCTTCCAGCCGGCCGTAGGTGCGTGGCCATTCCCGGTGCATACGGGATAGTGACCGGTCGGCACTGGTCGTGACGGATGGAGCAGGGCTGTGAGTGATCCCGTGTGGGAGGTCGCCGACCGGTTGCCCGGATGTTCACCCGACAGAAGACCAACCTCCGAGACTGACGCCGGTGAGGTCTGGGAACAGCTCGGGTTCGAACACGTCCGCGGCGGCCTGTTCACGCTCGACCTCAACCTGACCACTCTGAACGAGCACCTCGACCGGCTCCGCAAACACCACGAGTGATCCCGCCACACCTCCGTCCAAGCGGATGTGAGACGTCGGCGCAGCACAGGTCCACCAACTGCCGCGATTTGGAGATCCCACCACCACCATCTCGCTACGATGCGTGTTCCGCGACCGGTCGATGACGGCAGGTGATCATGAACCCGTGGCTGCAAGCCGGGCTGTCCCTGCTTGTCGGTCTGCTTACCGCCGGGGGCGCCTGGATCGGGGTCCGGCACTCGGTTCGCGGCAACGACCGCGCCACCCAGCAGCGGGAACTGGCGGCACAACGCGAGGAATGGTGGCGGCGCTTCACCTGGGCCGCAGAGCTCGCACGGGACCGGTCTATGGCCAGCCGCACCCTCGGTTTGGAGCTACTCACCGCGCTTGCCCAGTCTGACCTGACCCAACATGACGAATGGCAGTTGCTGGACGTCTTCCAACAGCGTGTACTGGAGGAGATCCTGGCAGGCCAAGACGACCTACCCGTGACAGACGAGGGGCAGGCGGAACAAGGATGAGCAGGCCGCCGCAGGTCACGGGGGAGCAGATCGCAGCCGCACGGCTGAGGATCGTGCTCGACCAGAAGTTCGGTCGCGAGACACCCGACGTTGTTCAGCAAATCTCCGCCATGACCATCGCAAGTCCTGCAGATCAGCAGACCCTCGGAGCCTCACAACCCACAACCACTGCCGCAAGCGGCGACACCGAGACATCAGCCACCCGATGGCTCCCGGAAGGCCCACCCACGACTGATCGCACACCGTCGGAGACTCGCAAGCACTTCATCGAGTTCCAGAAGGCCCTGTTGTCTGCGAGGGCTGCAATAGAGAAGCGGGAAGACCCCCAGACTGCCCGCCAACAAGCCCAAGAACGCCCCGCAGAAGAACGGCCTTCGTCCGCCACATCACGACGGCGAGAGGCATAGTCCGTTCTCGCTGAGAATTACGTCATCACAGAGACACCACCGAATGCGCGACACAGCAACGAGCCAACCGTGACAACGCGGAAGGGGTGGCAACCGAATACGCCAGAAACGGGCCGCGCGGCTGAGTAACTGCTGGTCAGCCGTCCTCTGGCTACTTCTCGAAGATGGGGACTAGGAGCCGACCCAGACAATTACGAGAGATCGAAAGGGGCGGGGGAGTGGCCTTCCCAGATCTGGCGGGATGCCTGTTCGGGGTAGGGCAGGGTCTTCGACTCGGTGTCCAGGACGCGGGTGAGGTGCCCGCCGGGCCGGTGGGCGGACCAGCCCGCGTCGCCGGTGGTGACGAAGCGGACCCATGCCTCCTGGAGTTCGCGGGAGAGCGCGACGGCCTCGGGAGTGGGCTCCTCGCCGATGAGCTGGGTGCCGACGGGGCTGTCCAGCGTGCCGAACGCCAGGGGCACGTCGAGGCTGTGGCAGGCGCCCAGGATGCCGCCGAGGGCCGGGGCAACCCAGCCCAGTTCGAACAGGTACGAGGTGCCGCCGGCTGCCGCGTTCGCCTCGGCCAGCTTCTGTGACGGCATGCGGAAGAGGGCGTCGGAGTACACCGTCTCCACCAGCTCCTCCGGGCCTGCCTGCGGGAACGCGGCACGGTAGGCCCGCGCGCCGTCCGGCTGCGGGGCGTGCAGTTCCAGGGCTGCGTGGGCGTCCTCCTCGGTGAAGGTGCCGTACCGTCCGCTCATGACGCTGAAGTACCGGAATTCGTCCCGGGTGTGGCCGACGAGCAGTTCGGTCCCGCTTGCGCGCGCGCCGGCCAGCGCGGGCCAGGGCGTTTCCGGGAGGACCTCGCCGTCGACGACGGGGCACAGCGCGGTGCCGGTCTCCGTGAGGCGTCCCCAGCTCTCCCGGTGCGCGTGGAGGCCGGCGTTGAACGAGGTGAGCTCGGCGGCCAGGTGCCATGGGTCGATGTCGCGCAGGGCCTCGGCGGTGGGGGCCGTCGCGCCGAGCCGGTCCGCGAACGCGGCGGTGACCTGCCGTGCCAGCGCCGGGGTGCTGTGCAGCCCCGGCACCGAATGGGCGATGGCCCGCCGGAACAGGCCGCGCGCGGACTTCAACGTCAGCAGGGCGGCGACCGAGCCCGCCCCGGCGGACACCCCGCCCACGGTGACCCGGCCGGGGTCGCCTCCGAAGGCGGCGATGTTGCGCTGCACCCACTCCAGCGCCGCGATCTGGTCGAGAAATCCGCGGTTGGGCGGCACATCGTCGAGGAACGCGAATCCCTCCGCGCCCACGCGGCAGTTGATGGTCACCACGACGACTCCCGCCTCGGCCAGCGCTGCCGGGTCATACATCGGGTCGCTCGACGCCGCTGAGAGGTAGCCGCCCACGGGGATCCACACCAGCACCGGCAGTCCCGCCGCGCCGGGATCCGGAGTGCCGACGTTGAGCGTCAGCCAGTCGGTGCCCTGCGGGGGCACGTCGATCGGCAGGGACAGCGGCACCACGGGGCCGAACTCGACCGCCTGCCTCGTCTCCTCCCAGCGGTGCGGCGGCGCGGGCGCGGCGAAGCGGAGCGCTCCGACCGGGGGCTGGGCGTAGGGGATGCCGCGGAACACCGCGTGCCCCTGCCGCCGGCGCCCCTGCACCACGCCTTCCGTGGTCCGTACCTTTGGCTGTTCGGACATGACGGTTCCTTCCCTCGAGTGGACCCAGGATTATGGGTCAGGTGTATTATGTCAACTGTATTGGAACCGTCTCGGGGTACGAGGGAGGGACCGGCGATGCCGAAACAGGTGGATCACCGCGGACGCCGCGAAGTGATCGCCCGCGCACTGTGGCGGGTGGTGGAGCAGCGCGGCGTTACACAGCTGACGATGCGCGTGGTGGCGCAGGAGGCGGGCATGTCACTCGGGCAGCTGCAGCACTACTTCGCCTCCCGGACGGCCATGCTCTCCTTCGCCATGGATTTCGCGTCCGAGCAGACCTCGGTGCGCGTACACCAGGGGCTCGAAAAGCTCGGTGACCGTCCGCACCCCCGTGACGTGCTGCGACTGACGCTCGCGGAAATGCTCCCCCTGCATGCCGACGCCCGCGCGACCAGCTGGATGAGCGCCGCCTACGTCCTGGAGGCGCTGCACGACGAGGCCGTGCACGAGCAGGCGCGTCACGGCCTCGTCCAAGGGCGGGCTCTCGTCGAGCAGTTGGTCCGCCAGGCGATCGCCGACGGGCACATCGACTCCGGCCGCGACCCGGCGACCGAGACCAACCTGCTCCTCGCCCTCACCGGCTTCACCTCCCTGATCGAACTCGACGTGATCAAGCCCCAGGACGCGCTCGCCGCGATCGACGTGCATCTGGACC includes:
- a CDS encoding helix-turn-helix domain-containing protein — its product is MTPMESTTRTRELGIALRGIREDADLTGDELAKMLGWSPSKVSRLEHGKRLPSEVDIALYVASCGVLREKLEEVLELARATDRGYWVRPHNERLPDELHSLTVQENIATAISTYNPIFIPGLLQTKDYADTLFRRAGLIPEDGIDLRVHTRMRRQRVLAKYDAPRFVCCIHEHALRTMVGGPEVMHGQIMRLLEVFESSNCQVWVLPRSANSFSAVGSGFRVMSYTDHRPVAYEDTRAAGVFFDMPGDVAMYRQVFTKVTKEALTGEQSRQWLARLANEYDRME
- a CDS encoding AAA family ATPase, whose translation is MTGTFTNPALTVAIEAAAAGDPRRYVITGGPSSGKDDLIAAIQGAGIPCMAEEPGREIYRKHRERLGRHLRREDRREYSLEVLEAFVAEYAAHKHGIRFYNRGIPDGYGWDAFFGLRPTPQLEEATRLYRYDTIFVLDPLDTFEDPDDIVWAKDREIRRVHELIVQGYFDAGYEPVFVAPDSAAARLDFICSNLRLPKPSRGA
- a CDS encoding ASCH domain-containing protein translates to MAPSHGVVHIRIPCPECGWAEKRADRTKLAHLDEDGATFDAVCFDHGPYKAHIDPEDDQPYLDLATLYRNLVKERALGRDASTLHVMMKGGDWTFGCQLVDGALGALDTPPGRMPSRIFTPQVLAPTGAKLSKSLLREQGRNVLPADVEPWMLDTTAWPGSVDDYVDALVWLVGELLADPKHFFRSFTVKELGRLMTARPAEPVVRAHEMGIYKRYFDLIATGRKTTEIRVNDSSRRKIKEGSLIRFRCQGDQVLTRVTRIARYANFGDMFAHETVASVNPLATKQEQLANIRQIYPPEREALGVVAIGIELVDPPRPT
- a CDS encoding YciI family protein, encoding MEFFCYHRDRVGSVGLRDELSEGHWSYMDRYAAEMIARGPTLDGGMPTGSVHIVDLPDPAAARAFAFDEPNYQAGVYRDVLLRRWRNTLGRTMWDFPGSRTGGNRYLVLGLGEGQPADLTVPPENDGLIAYGPLLSDDGTGWLGTAALVRAPGPDAARAVLTPDRYAAIEVHNWQPGGRPS
- a CDS encoding carboxylesterase/lipase family protein — encoded protein: MSEQPKVRTTEGVVQGRRRQGHAVFRGIPYAQPPVGALRFAAPAPPHRWEETRQAVEFGPVVPLSLPIDVPPQGTDWLTLNVGTPDPGAAGLPVLVWIPVGGYLSAASSDPMYDPAALAEAGVVVVTINCRVGAEGFAFLDDVPPNRGFLDQIAALEWVQRNIAAFGGDPGRVTVGGVSAGAGSVAALLTLKSARGLFRRAIAHSVPGLHSTPALARQVTAAFADRLGATAPTAEALRDIDPWHLAAELTSFNAGLHAHRESWGRLTETGTALCPVVDGEVLPETPWPALAGARASGTELLVGHTRDEFRYFSVMSGRYGTFTEEDAHAALELHAPQPDGARAYRAAFPQAGPEELVETVYSDALFRMPSQKLAEANAAAGGTSYLFELGWVAPALGGILGACHSLDVPLAFGTLDSPVGTQLIGEEPTPEAVALSRELQEAWVRFVTTGDAGWSAHRPGGHLTRVLDTESKTLPYPEQASRQIWEGHSPAPFDLS
- a CDS encoding TetR/AcrR family transcriptional regulator, coding for MPKQVDHRGRREVIARALWRVVEQRGVTQLTMRVVAQEAGMSLGQLQHYFASRTAMLSFAMDFASEQTSVRVHQGLEKLGDRPHPRDVLRLTLAEMLPLHADARATSWMSAAYVLEALHDEAVHEQARHGLVQGRALVEQLVRQAIADGHIDSGRDPATETNLLLALTGFTSLIELDVIKPQDALAAIDVHLDRLFRST